From a region of the Carassius auratus strain Wakin chromosome 31, ASM336829v1, whole genome shotgun sequence genome:
- the LOC113050128 gene encoding neurexophilin-2-like produces MRLLCWSLLLLIQWMRTQVHGLEKHVGKPLDYLEQGASSTVFKSLPYGVPAPSGAVKPPHQTSRIFSTLDHTPTKPKPPTFSFQNPYEWVRNQSQLQDHTGYRPKRKPSLKTSMKTKKIFGWGDFYFNVKTLKFSLLVTGKIVDHVNGTFTVYFRHNSSSLGNVSVSIVPPSKIVEFEVLQKPLHPEIQFHQQHQSTVDPKDIKAFNCRVEYEKTDRSKKPKPCLYDPSQTCFTENTQSHSSWLCAKPFKVICIFISFFSFDYKLVQKVCPDYNFQSEHPYLG; encoded by the coding sequence gtgcATGGCTTGGAGAAACACGTTGGCAAACCTCTGGATTATCTGGAGCAGGGAGCGTCCAGCACAGTTTTCAAGAGCCTTCCATACGGCGTTCCCGCTCCATCAGGAGCCGTCAAACCTCCACACCAGACCTCCAGGATATTCTCCACGCTGGACCACACGCCCACAAAGCCCAAACCACCCACCTTCAGCTTCCAGAACCCCTACGAATGGGTGCGAAACCAGTCTCAGCTCCAGGACCACACAGGCTACCGTCCCAAACGCAAACCCTCCCTCAAAACCTCCATGAAGACTAAAAAGATCTTCGGCTGGGGCGACTTCTACTTCAACGTCAAGACGCTCAAGTTCAGTCTGCTGGTGACGGGGAAGATCGTGGACCACGTCAACGGGACGTTCACGGTCTACTTCCGCCACAACTCCTCCAGTCTCGGGAACGTGTCGGTGAGCATCGTTCCTCCGTCCAAAATCGTCGAGTTCGAGGTTCTCCAGAAACCCCTTCACCCGGAGATCCAGTTCCACCAGCAGCACCAGTCCACCGTCGACCCCAAAGACATCAAAGCCTTCAACTGTCGCGTGGAGTACGAGAAGACGGACCGCTCCAAGAAACCCAAACCCTGTCTTTACGATCCATCGCAGACCTGCTTCACTGAAAACACCCAGTCGCACTCGTCTTGGCTCTGTGCCAAACCCTTCAAAGTCATCTGCATCTTCATCTCCTTCTTCAGCTTCGACTACAAGCTGGTGCAGAAGGTCTGTCCGGACTACAACTTTCAGAGCGAGCATCCGTATTTGGGATGA